aatgtaatattttatccAACACATTCTATGATAGATTTAGTCGACCTaatacagttttagtttttttttttatccattaactcaatacaaacaaataattaaacatcTTTCAAAAGTCATCATCATTGACAGACAGAAGCAGGTTTATCAGGCATTTTAATAATTCATGCATATCTACAACATACATGCAATATTCTCCTTGCGTTCAATTAAGACATAACTAACTGTGTTTACGTGAAAAGCAAAGTAGATATTGTGGCTACTTATCCATGTAAGTGATAGTAAATCTCTAACTTTTTTGTCTAATTTTCATGtgttgtcagttttttttatttagccatctgtaaaaactttttattcgatgaAATGATACATCTGTGGAGTGTTAACTGCCATGTTCATTCATTTAGCATATGCGAGTACTGTTCCACAGACTGAACCTGTTTTCTGAACCAAACTTTCTTCTTTTTCCATTTCTCTCACCTGATAGAGTTTGGGTTTCTTGCCACTATTGCTTTTGGCTTTCTGAGCTGGGATCTAAGAGACACTTAATATTAAGCAATAACATTGATTTGATGGAACTGAACTTGTTGAACAGCACTTGAGCTTGTTTTATTATGACTGAACTGAATCCAAAATCAAGATCAAATGACACAGTTTGCTTGCTTCAGCTTCTTTATAGCACAActtggatattttttttattacattttgcatCAGTTCTGATACTTTCCTGTTTAATagtgtaaagctgctttgaatttCTATTTTATAATGTGTTGGAATAACAAAccattccatgcgtgttcaataagaaaaggtcaggagagttttttcttcaatgccaaaaatattagtaatttattacgtacaaatgaataatttgatgacagagctctgggttacattaccccaatgcaatacaagaattacattcaaaagGTTCGCAActcacatacatttcctgactccagcatatatacacaactgatcttaacaggtggagttttggtgtaacgtcacttgtcagtcattgtttctgcagagctgaattaattttggacccgcatctatctacttctgcaaaaatgctaattagtatgcacagcactcacacacaacagtagttcagttaatatatgacccttacatgaccaatacgaataattgtttgattaaaagaaaaagagacaaaaataataaaaaaatgattcctATGTTACAACAAATGCATATACTATTTTtgaactgggagccagtgtaaagacctagggacaggtgtgatgtgctctgattttctggttctggttagaatcctggccgcagcgttctggatgagctgcaactgtctgactgtctttttgggaaggccagtgaggagtccattacagtaatccatcctgctggtgataaaagcatgaacaagtttctgtAATTCCTCaatagaaacaaagcatctaattattGCAGTGTTTTTGACATGATAGTATGTTAATTTAGTTACTGcattgacatgactattgaagttcagatctgactccagaatcacaccaagattcttaactttattttttgttgtttgaccccttgagccaaggtatgcattcaccttgagaacctcatctctgttcccaaatgcaatggcTTCATTTTAGAAGTGACAATAGACGTGATTTTCtcaatatattgatatatattaccctcagattccagattttcaattaGTTGAAGCTAAAATATTGTCCTATTCTAGCAAAACATACATCAACGGAAACCTTATTCAGCTTTCATGAAATTGAGACTTCTgagtggttttgtggtccagcctcataaatgtattatatattgacAACATTTTGTAATGTCCATGTTTTAGGACTGAATCACTTTtgaaaacataatatatgttAATCACTTAAAATTAAAGTAATCTGGCTAAACTGATACGACAGTCAGTATTTGACCGTTTCAATGTTGTCCATTACGTTTTAAAAGAATTGCTGTGTATGTTTAAttgaaatgtgtttgtgttgccaGCCTCCAAAAGTGACCTGACATTGCCTGCAGACTCTGGATACCAAACAAGAGTCGTGTCAAACTGTATAGACCAGAGCTCAGAGTGGAGTGCTTGCTCGCGTACCTGCGGGTCTGGAATATCCGTACGGGTGTCCAACCAAAACCCGTCCTGTGTCTTGGAGATGCAGATGCGCTTGTGTATGATCCGACCCTGCCAGCCTGTCCTCCACAGAAGCCCACAGGTAAGTCTCCATATAGGAAGCAGTTCTTGCCATTCACAACATTCACTAATCAAGCCCCGCTTCTGTGTTTCAGTGGTCAAGAAGGAAATGTCAACCCAGCTACAGGTCAGCGACTCCAGTGCGGCTTTTCCACCAGGGCTGCTACAGCACACGGTTCTACAGGCCGCGTTATTGCGGCTCATGTACAGACAACCGTTGTTGTACACCATACCAGACTGGCACGGCAATGGTCACTTTCCGCTGCCCTGGAGGAAGACTGCTCAATCATGCTGTCATGACCATCAACTCCTGCATCTGCCATTACAATTGCCCCTATTCATCAAGAGGAACATCATTCTGGGGTTAGGCACTCACTCTAATATATAGGCTGACTCTGGATCTAGTACCTTCCTATTGGATGCTGAAGTTTTATATATTGTATCAAGTGTTAAATGGACTATTTGTAGAATTCAGAAACTATTGTTAATAGTGACGCCAGTGGCCGTTTAGTGAACTGCAGCATacatataacaaacaaaagaCTGAATGTGATTTAAGCTAGCTCCGCTATACTGATTCTTTTCATGTGTTGCTTAGAAGTGAAAAGAAATTAGGAATATATTTCAGcaatatacataaacaaacaacatttttaacATGATGTCCAAACATGCACTTTCCTCGCAAtgagctatatgcacagctagtgtttttcagccaatgatgaacttctggtGAATGGTTTATGTGActatgtaattcaaatataattagttaaagagacttaagcatccatttggttgttaaagagtaaaaatagaaggaaaaaacatttaaaagcaggTGCCGTCATTTTCAGCAGGCTAGCCCAGAAACGCCTTTGAAAATACTGCGATAaaaataatttccatattttaaagacatggtgcggaaaaatataatttaactgTTGTTTGGCCTGATAACCAttttatatcgtatctcagccaggtagtgaagatcgctgttttttaaagaaatcagatcttaaatgctgCAAATTTGTATGGGATGACCCTGTTCCAGAAGCCCTGgtgctggctgactgaaattaaaagtgcGTGTGCATATACTCAATTGCAAAATAAACACAGTTGAAAAATGTGGTTAGCAAAGCAACAATTGAAGCAACACTGCAGTTTTTCACCTTAAAATAATGTCTCAGATTATATCAAATGAGGTTTTCTTATTTGACAGTTCTGCCAGCTCATAGATAACAAATTACTGTTTTTTGGAAAGATTCTGGATGCACACTTGCTGCAGTTGCAAGGTGAGCTGCacgcaatgctttttaatgtccACATCAAACCCcaccctcacagtgacatcatcaaccccattgagtgcattgtgtctgacattgcaagtctaagatatgcagtctcagcttgcaaatccaagtctACGTTCAGATTCTGTTGGAGAGTTGTGCTGCCTATAAAGACGCTTAATCAGCAACAGAATCTCACactatgtttccatccatttattttgatggtattttgaaatactgaataaaaattcTTAATGGAAACATCAAGATgcacatgcatttttaaaatgtgtataaaaatttACTCTTTTAATCAGATgagaaaaaatgtgtataaacaaCAATAGAAATGCATTTATCAAAAaaattccagcatgtgcatcatacatttttgttaaacagGTCATGTTATAGACATGATGAGACAGCATTGAAACTGACCACATTGCacacatctaaaatgttgtttcagTCACTCTAAAATCCTTAAgctaaagtctgtcatcaaagtggttccATATTATTATTTGCCAAGACCTGTCTTGAGTGACTGCGCTCCGAAACAGCGGTCTTGCACATTTAATGCGTTTTGTCTTCTAAGGCGCTAgtaatttatttcatttgaaaaagGCCTGCAGTGGTTTCTCTTACCACAGCAAATTTAATTTCGCTTTTAGATATTTTGCAACAGTTTCTAAGGAAGTGACAATTTGGTTCTCTTTAACTTACTGAatggaaacagtgctttattcacAAAAGTTTTATGCAATATCCCAGTTTTGCCCATAAATCTAATTTGTATATTTGGATGGAAGCATGGCTACTGGTAGCAGACAATTGCACTAATCTACCACAAGGGGGAGCAAAGAAGCTACATAGTGTTGCTTTTAACAAAGCATCTGCTTTTAACAaagtaaatataattgtttaaagcATATCCTTTAGGTCAGGTGCAAACTGTACAATTTAAGTAGTCAGATTTTTTCCCCTTCCCTTTGTTAAAACGATTTCAATCAAGTTTCAAGTTTGCAAATCCTTGATTCCTCTGAATCTTTGATAGCCAGTTTAGCACGCTCACGGACAGCAGATTAACGACCACTGAAATCAGTCAAATGCTTTGTCAGATCGCCAAATCAGCGAATGTCAGCACATAATCTCATAACACAACAAACAATCAGACAACAACAAACCACCAACTGCTCCACACACATCCTAATTGGTGCCATGAaaatgattgcttgcagccattTGAATTTTCAAAACGTGTTCTGCAACTGTTCAATGCCTCTGGTGAAATAATCTTCCCAAACCCATGAGAATCCCTGAAAATACCCAAGAGAGAGCTGAAAACTCATTTCTTCTGTAAGCACTTAACTGCATCCAGGTTTTTGAATCTCTTTACTTTTTGCTTCCTAAATCTTAAATCTAGCTGATATTTCATTTTTCTAAACAGTGTTTACAACTTTATATTGTTTACTAGCACTTCTCACAATAATTTGCCTCTTAATGTTGTTGTAGTCTTCATTTCTAAGCTGGCATTTTCTAAATTAATAAGGGTAAATGCCATTTTTCTTGTCAATGAGTTTCACTGCCACCATTTCAAGACAACACTAACACTtgaatatttctattattatcaAGTCTTGACTGTCATACAGTCTGACATTAATGACAACCCACAGTGTGACATTAGCTGGGAACATGTTCTTACAGTCTGACAAGCAACAATTGTAAAAGACGCTAATAAATCATACAGTGTTGACTCAGCTTTAACTCAGGATTTTACTCACTAAAAAAAACCCTCTTTAACAAAACATGTAAGCCATCTGAGATTTTGCAGCAGTGTTTTAAGCACTGTGATTCAGATAGACTTCTTTGTTAAATGAAATAGTTTATGAGTTAAAGATCTGCCAGagatttcatttttaatgtttttttagtcTGTGGGGTTTACACAATGGCAGCTGTTCTTTGAGTCAGAGAAAAAATTACTTTCAATTCACTTGAAAAATACCGAACAGATGTATAATAGTAGACATTGTCTTTATTAGTTTTATGCGAGGATACTAGACAACATCTGTGGCTATTATTGAATTCCAAAGCTATTATCTTACAAAGAAATtgaaatggaaaataaaaaactaaatggtATCCCCTTTCACTAAAATTATCTAAGCAgcagcaaaaaacaacaacatataaacataaaaagcAGAAGtacttcattttaataataactgtCTCGACTTAGACCTAACCAATGCCTGAAGTATGGCGTTCTCACATGTTTTTACTGTAGACTTTATTTAAAAACCCACAAAAACTATTTCCATGTTTACTagtttcatgcaaaaaaaaaaaaaaaaaaaactgtatatatttgtaattaattttttatgtcTGTATGTTTCTGTCATTAATTCTAGAATATTTGTGGACTGTATTTCAAGTCTTATTGCACTGTCATTTGCCACCTTACAAGAATGCAGACAAAACATGTCAAACTTCATACAAACCTGGTCTCTCAAAAATTCTCAATAATAAAGTTGTACCTAAATGCTTTTCTTTGGCTTCAAGTTCAATTTCCAAGATAAATTTCTTGCTCTAAAATGTTCAGAAGCATAAGGCTGCCCTCTCTTGTATTTTCGAGGAAGTGCGACTATAATGTTCTTGAATTTGATGCTTAAATAAGTTAGTTttgggggtgacacggtggctcagtggctagcactgttgcctcacagcaagtaggttgctgctttgagtcccagctgggtcagttgggatttctttctggagtttgcatgttctccccatgttcatgtgggtttcctccgtatgctccggtttcagtccaaagacatgtataggtatggtgaattgaataaactaaattggctatagtgtatgagtgtgtatgaatgtttaccagtgatgggttgtggatggaagggtattattttagaattaattaattgtattcatgaatgaatgaatgaattaattaattaatgaatgaattaattaagtttaatttacattttgatttaatctaggattttattatacattattttattattaacaaagtTAAATACACCATGTGGTCCCAGAGTTGGCCCTAGAATTTGGGGGACCCCAAGCTAAATTTCTCAAATAGTCTAGACTTGCTTATTTGTTCTCTCTTCACTGAACCAAACTGATATTACTGCCCCTTTATGTACAAACATGAATGCATAGTCCTAAAGGGATTTCACCTAAAAAtgagttcacctaaaactgaaaattactacgctccctcatgtggttttaaacctttatgagtttcctatGAGACaaagcagatatttaaaaaaaaatgttgtttgaaggtatttttgactttcatagtaaggAAAAAAAGATTGTGGAAATCTATTGGTaccatcaaccagcattttttatgtaactatattttctgttcaacagaagacattatgatttcattttggggtgaactatccctttaatccatGGAATGGGCCCCCCTGGTGGCTACGGCGGCCCTTTGCAACCACTTATATGGGTTAATAGGTAGGGCCATGAAAtgtagtttttaaattttatattttacatattaaggtTTATAAAGTTTGCAGTTTTAAGCACCAAAAATGGTCAAggtttatttgtaaaaatgaaacTTTCAATCCTCATtttcacttaaaaaaacaaacaaaacacaaaggttGTTACTGTACCTTTAGCAGAAAAAGAAATAATTGGCCATAGTTGTGATGGGCTAAATTCACAGCACCATCAATGCTCTCTGTTAGTAATTGCTTTACTCAAATGGCAAGCAGAACCAGATCCTGTGGTTTAAGAGAACAATACAACACTTAATGTTGAATGAATATTGTTAGAGTTTTATTATTACTTGTTGTATAACAAAACATGTTAAGAAATTACACTGTTTCTTAATCAACATAAATCCAAATTCTCAGGTCAGGCAAATATTTCTAATTCTTCCTACATCAATGATGCATGTAAACGTCACAATAATCCCGATTTAGGATGTGGGCATTCCAGAAtagcattaaaaataatatatatatatatatatttttttttatttattttttttttttaaacttttttgttttcagtTCTGAATCTTGCAGCTGGCTGTGGTTTTATGGTAGAGTGCCCTCTTAAATGTGCTTCTCCATTTTTTTTGAACGGCATAATTGGCATTAGAACTTTTTTTGTTAACTATGGAGGGCCTTACAGTGATAAAAAGGGTGGTATTTGAATTCAAAACCAGAAGTAGCCTACAATAGTTCCTTTTTTCAATTTCCACTTTGTGGGTGGGCTAAATATAAGTAATAGCATATCTTCTTTATGAGcgacagaaaaaataaacagctatTTCTGTCATAAATTTTCTTCTATAATCTTTGGAGATTAGATCAAGTTCAAAGTGCAtagttcttcttttttaaaattgtggTAGGCTACGTCAGTGAGCGTTCTCACTTCCTGTGACACATTTCCATTTACAAGAATGTCATCCTATACTGCACCTCAAAACAGCTATAACTCCATCAAGAACATCGGATGATCATCTTTTACCAATAATGGAGTCCAACTCTACCTGTAAATTGGTCAATTTTGACTTTACGTTTAGATTTTTGCCCTCAGTCTACGTGAGTGTTTTCACTCTTGGAGTTATGGGAAACTGTTTGGGACTAAAATCTATATATAAGAACTGGACGAAAATGGGCAACGTGAATATCTTCATGCTTAACCTTTGCGGGGCAGACATTTTATATCTTCTCACTTTGCCTTTTTTTGTGGTTTACTACGCATCCGAGCACAAATGGATATTTGGACATGCTTTCTGCAAGATTTTAAGATTGTGTTTCTGCATCAACCTGTATGGCAGCATCGGTTTCCTCACCTGCATCAGCGTTTATAGGTACCTGGGCATCGTCCACACTTTAAGAGTTAAAGGCAGAATTACAGCGAGGTTCTCCGTCTTGGTTGCTTTGCTAGTATGGCTTCTGGTGTTGCTTCAGTCTCTGCCTGATTTGTTTTTTGTCAAAACCTCCGACAACGCAACGTCATGCTATGACACGACTTCGGACAAGTACATGAGGGAATACCTCAAGTACAGCATCGGGAGGACGGTCGTTGGATTCGGGATCCCGTTGTTAATCATGCTCTGCTGCTACGGACATGTGGCGTTCACTCTGTTGACAAAGAAAGACATCGATATCATCTTGAAGCTGAGGTGTCTGAGGCTGGTTGTCATCCTGATTTTGCTCTTCTCCATTTGTTTCACTCCTTTtcatatatttagaaatatgaaCCTGGCAACTCGAATTTCCAAGCTCGACGGCACGTGTCTGAAATGGTACGCAGATGTATATATTGCAAACCAGGTTGGAAATGGACTGGCGTGCATGAATAGTGCCATCAACCCGCTTCTCTATCTGTTTAACAGTGATGAGTTTTTGATGAAGTTTTTTGTAAAGTGCAGACGATCCAGACAATCTGTCGTTTCTCCTCAAGTGTCTCCTTCACTAAAGCATGAACTTGCCATCAGTTAGAGATGAATGAAGACTCTTTGTGTGATAACATATTTCTTCTTTTCCACTGGATTATGAACAGTGAATTAAATGATTCTTTTATCATCCATACAAGTAGCAACATGTTATGTGCCAAACTATCAATGGACTAGTCTAGAAGTTCGGTGTTGACCTTTTTGATAAAACTTCACATTTCAAATATTTGCGATTTGATGTTATTTTTGTACTTTTGCTTAAACCCTTTTTACAGATTGACAGGATTTACTTGATGCTTCATTGCATTCTTAGAATAAATAgtgtatttttattgtgtttccaTTTAAAGCTAAAGCCACACGCATTAATAAATGGTCAATCAGTGCTTCCCACGAGTTTGAAATCACTCGTGGTAGCCTGATTAAAACACTCATATCacccacagcacataaatggTCAACCACATGCgacaaaaaagtgtttttaactatattattatttattatgacactgttatacacctttttttccttttcaatggCTCATTAAAAAGGCTGTTGAAATAAACGAAATCCACTATTTCCCTTACTTTTAGGATATTTAGGAGTCATGTCTCTAAAGTTGcttaaagcatttttttagaaAGGTACTACAAGGTATGTTTAAAAATAGACAATACTGctaaaaattctaataattacATGAATAAtatgtgtagattatttaaataaggcaaattagtTGATTAACCATTTCTAAAAGTGTACAAATTTGCAACCATAGATGTCATTTTGTTCTGTCAGGGATggacttagtgatttgggggctctaagcaattccaggtatggggCCCTATAGCATTGAAACACAAAGCATTCTTTTTCTCtatagatattttatttttgttttcttgtaaagcacattaaaaatatattttaagtggaaCCTTTGTCTtcttaatgtaaattaaatacaataaatttacAAATAAGCCACATTTGTGATTAGAGTTTAATATTTGCAAGTGCAGTATGGATGAAACGTGCCACTTTTGAAAAGAAGTATATAATAATTTTCAAATTGTAATGCTTATAGAGAGAttttataataaatgataaaaatgtataagCTTAGCTATATGATTAATATTTGCTTCTCAGCATTTTTCAGGGACCCTTAACCCTAAGCAGCTCTCTTACTGGTTGAATCTACCCTTCACTGAGTATATAGTAGGACTAAAGTTTGTCTgagttgtttattaaataattaatcatttaatgtttctcttgCTGCTTTGTTCGTGCAGCCAGCTGTAAAAAAGAAATGCAATCTCTGCAGAGCACTTGAGATTGTCTTTGTGAGTGTTGAGAACTAGCAGTAGGAAACATGCTGGTCGAGGTgagattttccactggttaatcgatCGCAAATGTTTGGCTTTCTTGGGTggatacaaaaaaagtgtaaaaggatgatgataataatagtattatttatgTGTCATCACCAAATACATGGATGGCCATTAATATAGTAAACTGTAGCACTGggttaatacaaataatatttaggAACTGAATATGTTTGCAAACTTCACCCAGAAGAACTTTACAAATAGAGTTTCACTACCTGGCCTTATTACACCAGTCACACACCAAGCAATGTCTTGACCTATTTTAGCCATGtgggaaaacaaaagcaaaactgaAGGACCTGAACTTTCTTCAAGCTCAGTACTCATTAAGGTGCTTGTTATTTACCAGTATCTTTTTTTTGACAACTAAAATCACAGATTGTAAATATGTATGTTAtgatatatttgtttatgtttttgttggCTTTTTATAATAGACATACTGTAATCCAACTTAATTGTCAGATCAACAAATATTGAGAAAAAGAttgctataatatatatatatatatatatatatatatatatatatatatatatatatatatatatatatacagtttaggtcagaattattagctcccctttgaatttgtttttcttctgttaaatatttcccaaatgatgtttaacagagcaaggaaagtgttaaagtatgtctgataatattttttttctcctggagaaagtcttatttgttttatttcagctagaatataagcagtttgtaatttttcaaaattattagcccttttaggctatatattttttcgactgtctacaaaacaaaccatcattatagaataacttgcctaatttccctaacctgcctagttgaacTAATTAActtagtcaagcctttaaatgtcactttaagctgtatataagtgtcttaaaaatatctagtaaaatattatttactgtcatcatggcaaagataaaataaatcagttattagaaatgaattttgtttatgttttacttttgtttagaaatgtgtttaaaaaaatctgctctatgttaaacagaaattggggaaaaaacaagggggctaataattctgacttcaactgtatatacagcaggtaaaataagtattgaacacgacacaatttttctcagaaaatatatttctaattgACTTTGCACCCCTGCCCctcgtcagtgtaaattaatattatctGCTTCAGTCCTACCATCTACAATACTTGGCTAATGAAGGTGATACAAGGTGGACATTTCAAGACAATGATCTCAAATACAGTCAAATAACCTCTCAACTTTCAACTAAAAGAGACATATTGATGCTGGCTTACCAAGCATTTTAagcatataatttaataaatttcagCAGTAGCGTACTTTCTCTTTGTGTTGTTTCATTGATATTACACAACAATTTTAGATTTCTAGATTGTATTTGTATATGCTTGTTTGGGTTTTTCCAGAAATATGGTAAACATTTTGTTTCAACAATCACTTTAAAAACTGTACTGAGAAAAATCCTTacatgttcaatatttgttttaactGCTGTGTTTCTGTATATGTGTAGGTTTCTGTGTGGTcaggtttatgtggtttatgGCAACATAAAGTTGTATAGTGAGTATGACTTAGCTGTTTTCCATTGTTGTAAACCATTGCTGTGTTTTTTCTATGAGGGTTGTATTTAGGATTAGGGGTTTGTTAAGGTCATTTAGTAAGAGGTTTTTACAGAATATTATCTATTAGTTCCTGTAATTTAAGTGTGTCTGTGTCTGGGTGTGAGTCTGTGAATTGTACAGCCAGCTGCAGTTTCCTGTTATACGTGTAAGTGGTTGAAGTTTTTCTGCTTTTGTGGCTTATATGCTGTGAGTTTgatacaaaaaaatatgtttcCTGTTTTAGCTGTGATcgcctgctgctgtagctcatccgcttCAAGCTTTAATGCACTGTGTCTTCAGACATGCTCTTCAACGACCTCAGTTGAGTTACTGATTTCGTTCTATCAACTAAACAAGTCAGGCAATTTTCCTCTGAAGTATAACATCCACATTTTCACCCCAAGGAACAGCTTCTCACATAg
The nucleotide sequence above comes from Danio rerio strain Tuebingen ecotype United States chromosome 23, GRCz12tu, whole genome shotgun sequence. Encoded proteins:
- the si:dkey-78k11.9 gene encoding P2Y purinoceptor 1 yields the protein MWSQTFSLPVTHFHLQECHPILHLKTAITPSRTSDDHLLPIMESNSTCKLVNFDFTFRFLPSVYVSVFTLGVMGNCLGLKSIYKNWTKMGNVNIFMLNLCGADILYLLTLPFFVVYYASEHKWIFGHAFCKILRLCFCINLYGSIGFLTCISVYRYLGIVHTLRVKGRITARFSVLVALLVWLLVLLQSLPDLFFVKTSDNATSCYDTTSDKYMREYLKYSIGRTVVGFGIPLLIMLCCYGHVAFTLLTKKDIDIILKLRCLRLVVILILLFSICFTPFHIFRNMNLATRISKLDGTCLKWYADVYIANQVGNGLACMNSAINPLLYLFNSDEFLMKFFVKCRRSRQSVVSPQVSPSLKHELAIS